A region from the Corylus avellana chromosome ca7, CavTom2PMs-1.0 genome encodes:
- the LOC132186832 gene encoding ubiquitin-conjugating enzyme E2-17 kDa-like, with protein MASKRILKELKDLQKDPPTSCSAGPVAEDMFHWQATIMGPPDSPYAGGVFLVTIHFPPDYPFKPPKVAFRTKVFHPNINSNGSICLDILKEQWSPALTISKVLLSICSLLTDPNPDDPLVPEIAHMYKTDRAKYETTARSWTQKYAMG; from the exons ATGGCTTCGAAGCGGATCTTGAAGGAGCTCAAGGACCTCCAGAAAGACCCTCCTACCTCCTGCAGTGCTG GCCCTGTAGCTGAGGACATGTTTCATTGGCAAGCAACGATTATGGGTCCCCCTGATAGTCCTTATGCCGGGGGAGTCTTTCTAGTTACTATTCATTTCCCTCCTGATTATCCTTTTAAACCACCTAAG GTTGCCTTTAGGACCAAGGTTTTTCATCCGAACATAAACAGCAATGGCAGCATATGCCTTGACATTTTAAAAGAGCAGTGGAGCCCTGCCCTGACTATATCCAAG GTGCTGCTCTCCATCTGTTCCCTTCTGACGGATCCAAACCCGGATGATCCGCTGGTGCCAGAAATTGCACACATGTACAAGACAGACAGGGCCAAGTACGAGACAACTGCCAGGAGCTGGACTCAGAAGTATGCCATGGGCTAG
- the LOC132187339 gene encoding ethylene-responsive transcription factor CRF4-like produces the protein MNDSVRYTEHRRITNKLVKSLAKQFPVPNADKPKIVRISVTDGDATDSSSDEGEEEHPLRPHRVKRLVNEIRIKDFSQYATEDAKTQNVKPNPRPNQQSFPEMKKYRGVRQRPWGRWAAEIRDPLQRTRIWLGTYDTAEEAAMVYDRAAIRIRGPHALTNFINPESPKQVVDAESPIASIVPVSPTQRPEIDVAPPCDYDSGKESHSVYSPISVLRFQPLEPRTEAENDWRPAQKGQDDFVLLDPLLLDDHFDSLNFPPLFLDDKSVVATSGSKEDFGDISVDLDVDFGSCKWDVDSFFQDPLGSLQ, from the coding sequence ATGAATGATTCAGTAAGGTACACAGAACACCGGCGTATCACCAATAAGCTCGTGAAATCTCTGGCCAAACAGTTTCCGGTGCCCAATGCCGACAAACCAAAAATTGTTCGGATCTCCGTCACGGACGGTGACGCTACCGACTCCTCAAGCGATGAAGGCGAAGAAGAGCACCCACTTCGTCCTCATCGAGTGAAAAGGCTGGTTAACGAGATCAGAATCAAAGATTTCTCGCAGTACGCCACCGAAGACGCAAAGACTCAGAACGTAAAGCCAAATCCGAGGCCTAACCAGCAGTCTTTTCCGGAAATGAAGAAGTACCGAGGGGTTCGACAACGGCCCTGGGGGAGATGGGCTGCCGAGATCAGAGACCCTCTCCAGCGGACGAGAATTTGGCTGGGGACCTACGACACCGCCGAAGAGGCGGCTATGGTATACGACAGGGCCGCCATTCGCATCAGAGGCCCCCACGCTCTCACCAATTTCATAAACCCCGAGTCACCGAAACAAGTAGTTGATGCTGAGAGTCCGATAGCCAGCATTGTTCCGGTAAGTCCAACTCAACGTCCGGAAATTGATGTTGCGCCGCCTTGCGATTACGATTCTGGAAAAGAGTCTCACAGTGTCTATTCTCCAATCTCTGTTCTCAGATTTCAGCCTCTTGAACCCAGAACAGAGGCGGAAAATGACTGGAGACCGGCTCAAAAAGGGCAAgatgattttgtgttgttggaTCCACTACTTTTGGATGATCATTTTGATTCTCTAAATTTTCCACCGTTATTTTTGGATGACAAGAGCGTGGTGGCCACCTCGGGTTCAAAAGAAGATTTCGGCGATATTTCGGTGGACTTGGATGTAGATTTCGGGTCTTGTAAATGGGATGTGGATAGTTTCTTCCAGGATCCTCTGGGATCCTTGCAGTGA
- the LOC132187333 gene encoding mitochondrial carrier protein MTM1, producing MVGSRQNLPSWISAAAANRVDFEGNVSSMTETTLKEGSSSSSSEKGLSDVNLGFGERAFSAAGAAVLSAILVNPLDVAKIRLQAQAAGVPYQGLCRIACFDTNTMLPDWRCSVSSTRAVVGSEPVCPPECNQYKGAMDVLYKVIRQEGFTKLWRGTSASIVLAVPTVGIYLPCYDIFRNLMDDFTTRSAPNLTPYVPLVAGSVARSLACVSCYPVELARTRMQAFKETQTGVKSAGVWKTLLGVINPVKSTNLLQNLQNYRVLWTGLGAQLARDVPFSAICWSTLEPIRRRILELAGDQASAASILGANFSAGFVAGSLAAAATCPLDVAKTRRQIEDPARALKMNTRKTLLEIWRGGGMKGLFTGIGPRVGRAGPSVGIVVSFYEVVKYALHHRHLTQ from the exons atggTGGGCTCAAGGCAGAATCTACCTTCGTGGATAAGTGCAGCTGCTGCGAATAGGGTTGATTTTGAAGGAAACGTTTCGTCTATGACGGAAACGACGCTCAAGGagggttcttcttcttcttcttctgaaaaGGGTCTCTCAGacgttaatttgggttttggagAGAGGGCTTTCTCTGCCGCCGGCGCAGCTGTCCTCTCTGCAATCCTCGTTAACCCTCTTGATGTCGCcaag ATAAGGTTGCAAGCGCAGGCTGCCGGAGTTCCTTATCAGGGGCTGTGTCGTATAGCATGTTTTGACACAAACACG ATGCTTCCGGATTGGAGATGTTCTGTATCATCTACACGTGCAGTTGTTGGTTCTGAACCAGTGTGCCCTCCTGAGTGTAATCAGTATAAAGGAGCAATGGATGTTTTATACAAAGTCATACGTCAG GAAGGATTCACTAAGCTGTGGAGAGGCACGTCTGCAAGCATAGTGTTGGCTGTGCCAACC GTAGGCATCTACTTGCCTTGTTATGACATTTTCCGCAATTTAATGGATGATTTTACAACTCGGAGCGCGCCCAACTTGACTCCATATGTCCCATTAGTTGCAGGCTCAGTTGCACGCTCATTGGCTTGTGTTTCTTGTTACCCTGTTGAACTGGCAAGGACCCGCATGCAG GCCTTTAAAGAAACCCAAACTGGCGTGAAGTCTGCTGGGGTCTGGAAGACACTGCTTGGGGTCATCAACCCAGTGAAAAGTACAAACCTACTACAAAACT TGCAAAACTATCGTGTCTTGTGGACTGGCCTTGGAGCACAACTTGCCCGTGATGTTCCTTTCTCTGCAATCTGCTGGTCAACCCTTGAGCCG ATCCGGAGAAGAATTCTTGAACTGGCGGGTGATCAAGCCAGTGCAGCCAGCATCCTTGGGGCAAACTTTTCCGCTGGTTTTGTGGCAGGAAGTCTTGCAGCTGCTGCTACATGTCCACTAGATGTGGCAAAAACCCGAAGGCAGATAGAG GATCCTGCAAGGGCATTAAAGATGAACACTAGAAAGACATTGCTGGAAATTTGGAG GGGTGGTGGAATGAAGGGACTATTTACCGGAATTGGTCCCCGTGTCGGCCGTGCCGGACCCTCTGTTGGCATAGTTGTCTCCTTTTATGAAGTTGTCAAGTATGCTTTACACCATAGACACCTAACTCAATGA
- the LOC132187334 gene encoding arabinogalactan protein 41-like, giving the protein MAGSFSSSSMAVIGVVGIFGVLFAILSQAVVEAQSPAPAPAPTSDGTSIDQGIAYVLMLVALVLTYLIHPLDASSYGLF; this is encoded by the exons atggcaggttctttttcatcttcttcaatggCTGTTATCGGAGTGGTCGGGATCTTTGGTGTACTGTTCGCCATTCTTTCCCAGGCCGTAGTTGAGGCCCAGTCGCCAGCTCCTGCACCTGCCCCTACCAGCGATG GGACTTCGATTGACCAAGGGATTGCATACGTGCTGATGCTCGTGGCGCTGGTGCTCACGTACCTCATCCACCCTCTTGACGCCTCTTCCTACGGCCTCTTTTAG
- the LOC132187556 gene encoding tubulin gamma-1 chain, whose protein sequence is MPREIITLQVGQCGNQIGMEFWKQLCLEHGISKDGILEDFATQGGDRKDVFFYQADDQHYIPRALLIDLEPRVINGIQNSEYRNLYNHENIFVSDHGGGAGNNWASGYHQGKGVEEDIMDMIDREADGSDSLEGFVLCHSIAGGTGSGMGSYLLETLNDRYSKKLVQTYSVFPNQMETSDVVVQPYNSLLTLKRLTLNADCVVVLDNTALNRIAVERLHLSNPTFAQTNSLVSTVMSASTTTLRYPGYMNNDLVGLLASLIPTPRCHFLMTGYTPLTVERQANVIRKTTVLDVMRRLLQTKNIMVSSYARTKEASQAKYISILNIIQGEVDPTQVHESLQRIRERKLVNFIEWGPASIQVALSRKSPYVQTAHRVSGLMLASHTSIRHLFSKCLSQYEKLRKKQAFLDNYRKFPMFADNDLSEFDESRDIIESLVDEYKACESPDYIKWGMEDPDQVLTGEGNASGTVDPKLAV, encoded by the exons atgccgAGGGAGATCATCACGCTCCAGGTCGGACAATGCGGGAACCAGATCGGCATGGAGTTCTGGAAGCAGCTCTGCCTGGAGCATGGGATCAGCAAGGATGGCATTCTCGAAGATTTCGCTACTCAG GGAGGTGACAGGAAAGATGTTTTTTTCTATCAAGCTGATGATCAGCACTACATCCCACGAGCTTTGCTGATTGACCTGGAGCCCAGAGTGATTAACGGCATCCAAAATAGTGAATACCGAAATCTCTACAACCACGAGAACATCTTTGTTTCAGATCACGGAGGAGGTGCAGGAAATAATTGGGCCAGTGGTTACCATCAG GGGAAGGGTGTTGAAGAGGATATAATGGACATGATTGATAGAGAAGCAGATGGCAGTGACAGTCTTGAGGGTTTTGTTTTATGCCACTCTATCGCTGGAGGAACAGGCTCAG GTATGGGCTCATATTTGTTGGAAACTCTAAATGATCGCTACAGCAAAAAACTGGTTCAGACATATAGTGTATTTCCTAATCAGATGGAGACAAGTGACGTGGTGGTCCAGCCCTACAACTCGCTTTTAACGCTCAAGCGATTGACATTAAATGCTGACTGTGTTGTTGTTCTGGATAACACTGCATTGAATAGAATTGCTGTGGAACGTCTACATCTATCAAATCCTACCTTTGCTCAGACTAATTCTTTGGTTTCCACTGTAATGTCTGCCAGCACAACCACTCTGCGATATCCAGGGTACATGAACAATGACTTGGTTGGCCTTCTTGCTTCTTTAATTCCAACCCCAAGATGCCATTTTCTAATGACAGGATATACGCCACTCACAGTGGAGCGGCAG GCTAATGTGATTCGTAAAACCACTGTACTTGATGTTATGAGAAGACTTCTGCAG ACAAAGAATATCATGGTTTCCTCATATGCTCGAACAAAAGAGGCTAGTCAAGCAAAGTATATATCAATATTGAATATCATTCAAGGGGAAGTGGACCCTACTCAG GTTCATGAAAGTTTGCAGAGGATACGTGAAAGAAAGCTTGTTAACTTTATCGAATGGGGCCCTGCAAGCATTCAG GTTGCTCTGTCTAGAAAGTCTCCATATGTTCAAACTGCTCATAGG GTCAGCGGTCTTATGCTAGCAAGCCATACAAGTATCCGGCACCTTTTCAGCAAGTGTTTAAGTCAGTATGAGAAGTTGAGAAAGAAGCAAGCGTTTCTTGACAACTACCGAAAGTTCCCAATGTTTGCC gACAATGACCTTTCAGAATTTGACGAATCAAGAGATATAATTGAGAGTTTGGTTGACGAATACAAGGCCTGTGAGTCCCCAGATTACATTAAATGGGGAATGGAG gATCCAGACCAAGTTCTAACAGGAGAAGGAAATGCCAGTGGAACAGTGGATCCAAAATTAGCAGTGTGA